In Rhodococcus qingshengii JCM 15477, the sequence GGCCCTGGATTGGACCGACGGCACGCGAAATCTGTTCGACCACAACGGTGTAGTCGTTCCTTGGGAATCCACCCGCCTGCTCGACCAAGCCGGATTCGTCGACGCTTACCGCAGTAAGTACCCGAACCCGGCCACACACCCGGGCTTCACCTGGCCGTCCGACAATCCCGACGTCGACACCTCACAGCTCACCTGGGCACCCGAGGCAGACGAACGCGATCGGATCGACTACATCTTCGCCGATCGCGCTTCGGACCTGAAGCTGGGATCCGTCGGGATCATCGGCCCGCGAAAGACGATCGTGCACAACCAAAGAGTGGAAGAGAACTCCCAGGACAACTTCATCGCTTCGCCGACGCCGTGGCCGACCGATCACAAAGCCGTTCTTGCGACGTATCGTTTTGCCAGCTTCGGCGGCGGATCATCGACCGGTTCGTGGAGCGGTTCCTGACAGGGCATCTCGTAGCCAGTCGATCATCATCGGCGTCAACTCGGGCAGCTTGGTCACTGCGCAGTGCCCCGCATCCGGGATGACGTGTACCTGCGTGTTCGGGCGCTCCTCGAAGAGAGTGGTGTCCGAGAGCGGAATGTGAACGTCGTCGGCCCCGTTGACCACAAGCATCGGGGTCCGGCCGTCGTCGGCGGTCATCAAGACACTGCGATCGAAAGCACGCAGACCCTGTACCAGCGCCTCTTTGGTTGCCGGTGCATCGAAACCCAGTGCGTTTCCGACGATGTCACCCATGCCGTAGACCAGGCGCTCCGCGTTCGCGGTCTCGAACGCGCCCTTGACCGGGGCGCCGATGTTGATCACCGCATCGACGGCGCCGGTCAACCCCGACCGCACGGCGAAGTTGCCACCGAAGGAGACTCCCAGGTGTGCCACCTGGCCATTGCCGAGGGCGCGAGCCGTCGCCACCAGTCCGTCGATCACCTCGTCACCGAAAGCGTCGAGAGGAACCGGTGATTCACCAGTTCCCGGCTGGTCGAAGGCAACAACAGTCACTCCGGCGTTCTTCGCGAACGCACTGACCAACGGATGCATGTCCATCTTCCAGCCGTCGACGCCGCCGCTGAGCAACAGGACGGGTGCATCCTCGTACCTCCCGTCCACGGAGAGAATGTGCACCGGTAGCTCGATCTCGCCGGATCGGTAGGGCAGGGACAGGATTCGACGCTCGAACTCGAGCCCGAATCCCGGTGCTGCCTTGACGTATTCGTCCACCTGATTCTGCAGGGCCCGGCGCCGCGAATCGTTGGCCAGGACGGGGAACTTGGCGATTCCGTAAATCATCGCCGCGAGTGAATGATTGCCGTCGGCGGAGTACTTTGCTGCCAACGCCGACCACTCGTACGACCAACCACCCGGCGCGTCGGCCCAGGTCGAGTGGATGGACGCGCGCAGTTCCTCGAGATCCGAGACGGGGAGCCCGAAGCTCAGAAACTGTCCTGTGCGCTCTTCGAAGAGGCCTCGGTGATCGACAGGAAATTCGTATGACATGGGAAAACACCCCTCAATTCATCTCTAATGCAACGATCAGTTGCATTATCTCAGTGAACCACGCGCCTCCAGCTAACACAACACCTTGTTGCGATAAGGTTGACTCATGACTTCGACACCACAACGGCCCGGAGGGCGTAGTGCCAGGGTGCGCGAGGCCGTCCTGGCAGCCACGGCGGCCGAATTGTCCGAACGCGGATTCGCCGCGATGACCATCGAGGACATAGCCACCCGCTCCGGAGTCCACAAGACCACGATCTACCGGCGATGGAGCACGCTGTCCCAACTGGTGGCCGACGCGGCCGTCGAGGTATCGGCAACCACCGTTCCCATCCCGGATACCGGTTCCATCGAATCCGATCTGCGCGAGATGGCCAGATCGATAGTCGCACTGGTGAACAGCGAGTCAGGCGGCGCGTTGGTGGCTGCGCTGTTCTCCGATGCGGTCCGCACGCCCGAGGTCGCGAGACTCAA encodes:
- a CDS encoding TetR/AcrR family transcriptional regulator encodes the protein MTSTPQRPGGRSARVREAVLAATAAELSERGFAAMTIEDIATRSGVHKTTIYRRWSTLSQLVADAAVEVSATTVPIPDTGSIESDLREMARSIVALVNSESGGALVAALFSDAVRTPEVARLKREFYSARYELADIVVRRAVERGEISEKVSAADLLAAVAAPIYYRLLVADLPVDQSVADRAAAGALAAARAGALDQIE
- a CDS encoding alpha/beta fold hydrolase → MSYEFPVDHRGLFEERTGQFLSFGLPVSDLEELRASIHSTWADAPGGWSYEWSALAAKYSADGNHSLAAMIYGIAKFPVLANDSRRRALQNQVDEYVKAAPGFGLEFERRILSLPYRSGEIELPVHILSVDGRYEDAPVLLLSGGVDGWKMDMHPLVSAFAKNAGVTVVAFDQPGTGESPVPLDAFGDEVIDGLVATARALGNGQVAHLGVSFGGNFAVRSGLTGAVDAVINIGAPVKGAFETANAERLVYGMGDIVGNALGFDAPATKEALVQGLRAFDRSVLMTADDGRTPMLVVNGADDVHIPLSDTTLFEERPNTQVHVIPDAGHCAVTKLPELTPMMIDWLRDALSGTAPRTGR